In the genome of Triticum urartu cultivar G1812 chromosome 5, Tu2.1, whole genome shotgun sequence, one region contains:
- the LOC125509294 gene encoding plant UBX domain-containing protein 2, whose translation MPWQRSTMPLPDAGFISQLDLHLRSSSFFINFCPRRVASSPRTSPAEATTTKSTPRPRQSSTSSAARTSSPPASMMKDKMKDLMKKVTSSSAPSFKGPSHVLGSGPPPSASASSSRPSNPNPNPRPAPKQQPSRPAGPSEFTPFTAVISSSRRPDANCGDTVACPNCGDTFSSEHAVSEHLDGCLASAGGARARASTYLSGNPPAAAVEVVKKLLGNLLKEPGNDKYRRVRLGNPRIKEAVADREGGLELLEAVGFTIGDESGELFAVMDETPAEARLSGIRQAVLLLERSHPSAPLPTLAGSESKESCRSGVDEQKEVNKIVDRQIRVFFNVPGSSVAEIDTPDSFYKLSGEEVRNEAKMRRERLEQSRLLIPKSYKEKQALAARQKYKQAVIRVQFPDGVILQGVFLPSEATGSLYEFVADALKQPGLEFDLICPAVPRSRVLPHSPNTGERARTLQDEGLVPSALLKFKPNETDSVVFTGLLDKLLEGSEPLTAASS comes from the exons ATGCCTTGGCAGCGAAGTACCATGCCATTGCCGGATGCCGGCTTCATTTCCCAGCTGGATCTCCACCTCCGCAGCTCTTCCTTCTTTATCAATTTTTGCCCCCGTCGCGTTGCTTCTTCCCCTCGAACGAGCCCCGCGGAGGCAACCACTACCAAGTCAACTCCCCGTCCACGCCAATCCTccacctcctccgccgcccgcacCTCGTCGCCGCCGGCCTCCATGATGAAGGACAAGATGAAGGATCTCATGAAGAAGGTCACCTCCTCCTCCGCCCCGTCCTTCAAGGGCCCCTCCCACGTCCTCGGCTCCGGCCCTCCcccctccgcctccgcctcctcctcccgcccctcaaaccctaaccctaaccccaGGCCCGCCCCCAAGCAGCAGCCCTCGCGCCCGGCCGGCCCCTCCGAATTCACCCCCTTCACCGCCGTCATCTCCTCCTCCCGCCGCCCAGATGCCAACTGCGGCGACACCGTCGCGTGCCCCAACTGCGGCGACACCTTCTCCTCCGAGCACGCCGTCTCGGAGCACCTCGACGGCTGCCTCGCGTCGGCCGGCGGCGCCCGCGCCCGCGCGTCCACGTACCTCTCCGGCAACCCGCCCGCTGCGGCCGTCGAGGTCGTGAAGAAGCTTCTCGGCAACCTGCTCAAGGAGCCCGGCAACGACAAGTACAGGAGGGTCAGGCTCGGTAACCCTAGGATCAAGGAGGCCGTGGCGGACAGGGAGGGCGGGCTTGAGCTCCTCGAGGCGGTCGGGTTCACGATCGGGGATGAGAGCGGGGAGCTCTTTGCCGTGATGGACGAGACTCCTGCCGAAGCGAGGCTTAGCGGGATCAGGCAGGCTGTGCTCCTGCTTGAGAGGTCCCATCCTTCGGCACCGCTACCGACGCTGGCCGGGTCTGAGTCCAAAGAGAGCTGCCGCAGCGGAGTCGATGAGCAAAAGGAGGTTAACAAGATTGTTGATCGTCAG ATTCGGGTATTCTTCAATGTCCCTGGAAGTTCTGTTGCAGAAATTGATACACCGGATTCTTTCTACAAACTTAGTGGCGAGGAGGTAAGGAATGAGGCAAAGATGAGGAGGGAAAGGCTGGAACAATCTCGGTTGCTAATTCCAAAGTCATATAAGGAGAAGCAGGCACTGGCTGCTCGACAGAAGTACAAACAAGCTGTCATCCGAGTTCAGTTTCCTGATGGAGTAATTCTCCAGGGTGTATTCCTTCCATCGGAAGCTACTGGTTCACTATATGAG TTTGTCGCGGACGCTTTGAAGCAGCCAGGTTTGGAATTTGATCTTATCTGTCCAGCTGTTCCTAGGTCACGTGTGCTACCACATTCTCCAAATACAGGAGAGCGGGCACGCACGTTGCAAGATGAAGGCCTAGTACCTTCTGCTCTCCTCAAATTCAAGCCCAATGAGACTGATTCTGTTGTGTTCACCGGCTTGCTTGACAAGCTTCTGGAGGGTAGTGAACCACTTACAGCTGCATCCTCTTGA